Proteins encoded by one window of Nasonia vitripennis strain AsymCx chromosome 5, Nvit_psr_1.1, whole genome shotgun sequence:
- the LOC100113663 gene encoding serine-arginine protein 55 isoform X13, with protein sequence MSTRVFVGGLTYRVRERDLEKFFRKYGRIKEVAMKNGFAFVEFDDYRDADDAVYELNGKELLGERVAVEIARGVSGRRGDRGYGRSRSWRDKYGPPTRTEYRLTVENLSSRVSWQDLKDYMRQAGEVTYADAHKQRRNEGVVEFATYSDLKNAIEKLDDTELNGRRIRLIEDKRRGRRSRSSSSRSRSRSRSRSRRRSRSRSRSRRSSRSRSRRSSRSKSRAHSKSKSKSKSKSPERSRSRSKSKSRDRSKSKSKSKSKSRSRSRSKNDRSKSRSQSKSKAKSPSKERSRESRERSRGDRSRSPSGSKHSKSRSRSPSPMNGDKSPEKQKDD encoded by the exons ATGAGCACCCGAGTATTCGTTGGTGGATTAACTTACCGGGTGCGAGAGCGCGACCTTGAGAAGTTCTTCCGGAAATATGGTAGAATCAAGGAGGTCGCTATGAAGAACGGATTTGCCTTTGTG GAATTTGATGACTACAGGGATGCTGATGATGCAGTTTACGAGCTGAATGGAAAAGAACTTCTGGGAGAAAG AGTGGCGGTCGAGATAGCACGGGGTGTTTCAGGGAGGCGAGGCGACCGTGGCTACGGACGCTCACGCTCCTGGAGAGACAA ATATGGACCCCCGACCAGGACGGAATATCGCCTTACCGTCGAAAACCTTTCGAGCCGTGTTAGCTGGCAG GACTTGAAGGATTACATGAGACAGGCTGGAGAAGTCACCTATGCCGACGCACATAAACAACGTAGAAATGAAGG aGTGGTCGAATTCGCCACTTACTCCGACTTGAAGAACGCCATCGAGAAGTTGGACGACACCGAGTTGAACGGTCGCAGGATTCGCTTGATTGAAGACAAGCGTCGTGGCCGCCGCTCACGATCCTCGAGCTCAAGATCTCGCTCGCGTTCCAGATCGCGATCTCGCCGTCGTTCGCGTTCTCGCTCCAG GAGCCGTCGCAGCTCACGTAGCCGTAGTCGCCGCAGCAGCCGCTCCAAGTCGAGGGCACACTCGAAATCCAAATCAAAGTCCAAATCCAAGTCTCCTGAGCGCAGTCGCTCACGTTCCAAGTCCAA gtCAAGAGATCGCTCAAAGTCAAAGTCGAAGTCAAAGAGCAAGTCCAGGTCCCGCTCCAGGTCTAAGAACGACAGATCTAAATCTAGGTCCCAATCCAAATCAAAGGCCAAATCTCCATCAAA gGAAAGATCACGAGAGAGCCGTGAGCGCTCAAGAGGCGACAGATCCAGATCACCTTCTGGAAGCAAGCATAGCAAGAGCCGCAGTCGCTCTCCATCACCAATGAACGGCGATAAATCACCAGAAAAACAGAAAGATGATTGA
- the LOC100113663 gene encoding serine-arginine protein 55 isoform X3, giving the protein MSTRVFVGGLTYRVRERDLEKFFRKYGRIKEVAMKNGFAFVEFDDYRDADDAVYELNGKELLGERITVERARGTPRGSDQWRYGDSRGGYGDSRRSARDDMRHDRDSVNRNTRTTSSYKQSLPRYGPPTRTEYRLTVENLSSRVSWQDLKDYMRQAGEVTYADAHKQRRNEGVVEFATYSDLKNAIEKLDDTELNGRRIRLIEDKRRGRRSRSSSSRSRSRSRSRSRRRSRSRSRSRRSSRSRSRRSSRSKSRAHSKSKSKSKSKSPERSRSRSKSKSRDRSKSKSKSKSKSRSRSRSKNDRSKSRSQSKSKAKSPSKERSRESRERSRGDRSRSPSGSKHSKSRSRSPSPMNGDKSPEKQKDD; this is encoded by the exons ATGAGCACCCGAGTATTCGTTGGTGGATTAACTTACCGGGTGCGAGAGCGCGACCTTGAGAAGTTCTTCCGGAAATATGGTAGAATCAAGGAGGTCGCTATGAAGAACGGATTTGCCTTTGTG GAATTTGATGACTACAGGGATGCTGATGATGCAGTTTACGAGCTGAATGGAAAAGAACTTCTGGGAGAAAG AATTACTGTAGAGAGAGCCAGAGGTACGCCCAGAGGTAGCGACCAGTGGCGCTACGGAGACTCTCGTGGTGGATATGGAGACTCGAGGCGTTCAGC CCGAGACGATATGCGGCACGACAG AGATAGTGTGAACAGAAACACGAGGACCACATCTAGCTACAAGCAATCATTGCCCAG ATATGGACCCCCGACCAGGACGGAATATCGCCTTACCGTCGAAAACCTTTCGAGCCGTGTTAGCTGGCAG GACTTGAAGGATTACATGAGACAGGCTGGAGAAGTCACCTATGCCGACGCACATAAACAACGTAGAAATGAAGG aGTGGTCGAATTCGCCACTTACTCCGACTTGAAGAACGCCATCGAGAAGTTGGACGACACCGAGTTGAACGGTCGCAGGATTCGCTTGATTGAAGACAAGCGTCGTGGCCGCCGCTCACGATCCTCGAGCTCAAGATCTCGCTCGCGTTCCAGATCGCGATCTCGCCGTCGTTCGCGTTCTCGCTCCAG GAGCCGTCGCAGCTCACGTAGCCGTAGTCGCCGCAGCAGCCGCTCCAAGTCGAGGGCACACTCGAAATCCAAATCAAAGTCCAAATCCAAGTCTCCTGAGCGCAGTCGCTCACGTTCCAAGTCCAA gtCAAGAGATCGCTCAAAGTCAAAGTCGAAGTCAAAGAGCAAGTCCAGGTCCCGCTCCAGGTCTAAGAACGACAGATCTAAATCTAGGTCCCAATCCAAATCAAAGGCCAAATCTCCATCAAA gGAAAGATCACGAGAGAGCCGTGAGCGCTCAAGAGGCGACAGATCCAGATCACCTTCTGGAAGCAAGCATAGCAAGAGCCGCAGTCGCTCTCCATCACCAATGAACGGCGATAAATCACCAGAAAAACAGAAAGATGATTGA
- the LOC100113663 gene encoding serine-arginine protein 55 isoform X14, translated as MSTRVFVGGLTYRVRERDLEKFFRKYGRIKEVAMKNGFAFVEFDDYRDADDAVYELNGKELLGERITVERARGTPRGSDQWRYGDSRGGYGDSRRSARDDMRHDRDSVNRNTRTTSSYKQSLPRYGPPTRTEYRLTVENLSSRVSWQDLKDYMRQAGEVTYADAHKQRRNEGVVEFATYSDLKNAIEKLDDTELNGRRIRLIEDKRRGRRSRSSSSRSRSRSRSRSRRRSRSRSRSRDRSKSKSKSKSKSRSRSRSKNDRSKSRSQSKSKAKSPSKERSRESRERSRGDRSRSPSGSKHSKSRSRSPSPMNGDKSPEKQKDD; from the exons ATGAGCACCCGAGTATTCGTTGGTGGATTAACTTACCGGGTGCGAGAGCGCGACCTTGAGAAGTTCTTCCGGAAATATGGTAGAATCAAGGAGGTCGCTATGAAGAACGGATTTGCCTTTGTG GAATTTGATGACTACAGGGATGCTGATGATGCAGTTTACGAGCTGAATGGAAAAGAACTTCTGGGAGAAAG AATTACTGTAGAGAGAGCCAGAGGTACGCCCAGAGGTAGCGACCAGTGGCGCTACGGAGACTCTCGTGGTGGATATGGAGACTCGAGGCGTTCAGC CCGAGACGATATGCGGCACGACAG AGATAGTGTGAACAGAAACACGAGGACCACATCTAGCTACAAGCAATCATTGCCCAG ATATGGACCCCCGACCAGGACGGAATATCGCCTTACCGTCGAAAACCTTTCGAGCCGTGTTAGCTGGCAG GACTTGAAGGATTACATGAGACAGGCTGGAGAAGTCACCTATGCCGACGCACATAAACAACGTAGAAATGAAGG aGTGGTCGAATTCGCCACTTACTCCGACTTGAAGAACGCCATCGAGAAGTTGGACGACACCGAGTTGAACGGTCGCAGGATTCGCTTGATTGAAGACAAGCGTCGTGGCCGCCGCTCACGATCCTCGAGCTCAAGATCTCGCTCGCGTTCCAGATCGCGATCTCGCCGTCGTTCGCGTTCTCGCTCCAG gtCAAGAGATCGCTCAAAGTCAAAGTCGAAGTCAAAGAGCAAGTCCAGGTCCCGCTCCAGGTCTAAGAACGACAGATCTAAATCTAGGTCCCAATCCAAATCAAAGGCCAAATCTCCATCAAA gGAAAGATCACGAGAGAGCCGTGAGCGCTCAAGAGGCGACAGATCCAGATCACCTTCTGGAAGCAAGCATAGCAAGAGCCGCAGTCGCTCTCCATCACCAATGAACGGCGATAAATCACCAGAAAAACAGAAAGATGATTGA
- the LOC100113663 gene encoding serine-arginine protein 55 isoform X11, with the protein MSTRVFVGGLTYRVRERDLEKFFRKYGRIKEVAMKNGFAFVEFDDYRDADDAVYELNGKELLGERITVERARGTPRGSDQWRYGDSRGGYGDSRRSAYGPPTRTEYRLTVENLSSRVSWQDLKDYMRQAGEVTYADAHKQRRNEGVVEFATYSDLKNAIEKLDDTELNGRRIRLIEDKRRGRRSRSSSSRSRSRSRSRSRRRSRSRSRSRRSSRSRSRRSSRSKSRAHSKSKSKSKSKSPERSRSRSKSKSRDRSKSKSKSKSKSRSRSRSKNDRSKSRSQSKSKAKSPSKERSRESRERSRGDRSRSPSGSKHSKSRSRSPSPMNGDKSPEKQKDD; encoded by the exons ATGAGCACCCGAGTATTCGTTGGTGGATTAACTTACCGGGTGCGAGAGCGCGACCTTGAGAAGTTCTTCCGGAAATATGGTAGAATCAAGGAGGTCGCTATGAAGAACGGATTTGCCTTTGTG GAATTTGATGACTACAGGGATGCTGATGATGCAGTTTACGAGCTGAATGGAAAAGAACTTCTGGGAGAAAG AATTACTGTAGAGAGAGCCAGAGGTACGCCCAGAGGTAGCGACCAGTGGCGCTACGGAGACTCTCGTGGTGGATATGGAGACTCGAGGCGTTCAGC ATATGGACCCCCGACCAGGACGGAATATCGCCTTACCGTCGAAAACCTTTCGAGCCGTGTTAGCTGGCAG GACTTGAAGGATTACATGAGACAGGCTGGAGAAGTCACCTATGCCGACGCACATAAACAACGTAGAAATGAAGG aGTGGTCGAATTCGCCACTTACTCCGACTTGAAGAACGCCATCGAGAAGTTGGACGACACCGAGTTGAACGGTCGCAGGATTCGCTTGATTGAAGACAAGCGTCGTGGCCGCCGCTCACGATCCTCGAGCTCAAGATCTCGCTCGCGTTCCAGATCGCGATCTCGCCGTCGTTCGCGTTCTCGCTCCAG GAGCCGTCGCAGCTCACGTAGCCGTAGTCGCCGCAGCAGCCGCTCCAAGTCGAGGGCACACTCGAAATCCAAATCAAAGTCCAAATCCAAGTCTCCTGAGCGCAGTCGCTCACGTTCCAAGTCCAA gtCAAGAGATCGCTCAAAGTCAAAGTCGAAGTCAAAGAGCAAGTCCAGGTCCCGCTCCAGGTCTAAGAACGACAGATCTAAATCTAGGTCCCAATCCAAATCAAAGGCCAAATCTCCATCAAA gGAAAGATCACGAGAGAGCCGTGAGCGCTCAAGAGGCGACAGATCCAGATCACCTTCTGGAAGCAAGCATAGCAAGAGCCGCAGTCGCTCTCCATCACCAATGAACGGCGATAAATCACCAGAAAAACAGAAAGATGATTGA
- the LOC100113663 gene encoding serine-arginine protein 55 isoform X7, whose product MSTRVFVGGLTYRVRERDLEKFFRKYGRIKEVAMKNGFAFVEFDDYRDADDAVYELNGKELLGERITVERARGTPRGSDQWRYGDSRGGYGDSRRSARDDMRHDRYGPPTRTEYRLTVENLSSRVSWQDLKDYMRQAGEVTYADAHKQRRNEGVVEFATYSDLKNAIEKLDDTELNGRRIRLIEDKRRGRRSRSSSSRSRSRSRSRSRRRSRSRSRSRRSSRSRSRRSSRSKSRAHSKSKSKSKSKSPERSRSRSKSKSRDRSKSKSKSKSKSRSRSRSKNDRSKSRSQSKSKAKSPSKERSRESRERSRGDRSRSPSGSKHSKSRSRSPSPMNGDKSPEKQKDD is encoded by the exons ATGAGCACCCGAGTATTCGTTGGTGGATTAACTTACCGGGTGCGAGAGCGCGACCTTGAGAAGTTCTTCCGGAAATATGGTAGAATCAAGGAGGTCGCTATGAAGAACGGATTTGCCTTTGTG GAATTTGATGACTACAGGGATGCTGATGATGCAGTTTACGAGCTGAATGGAAAAGAACTTCTGGGAGAAAG AATTACTGTAGAGAGAGCCAGAGGTACGCCCAGAGGTAGCGACCAGTGGCGCTACGGAGACTCTCGTGGTGGATATGGAGACTCGAGGCGTTCAGC CCGAGACGATATGCGGCACGACAG ATATGGACCCCCGACCAGGACGGAATATCGCCTTACCGTCGAAAACCTTTCGAGCCGTGTTAGCTGGCAG GACTTGAAGGATTACATGAGACAGGCTGGAGAAGTCACCTATGCCGACGCACATAAACAACGTAGAAATGAAGG aGTGGTCGAATTCGCCACTTACTCCGACTTGAAGAACGCCATCGAGAAGTTGGACGACACCGAGTTGAACGGTCGCAGGATTCGCTTGATTGAAGACAAGCGTCGTGGCCGCCGCTCACGATCCTCGAGCTCAAGATCTCGCTCGCGTTCCAGATCGCGATCTCGCCGTCGTTCGCGTTCTCGCTCCAG GAGCCGTCGCAGCTCACGTAGCCGTAGTCGCCGCAGCAGCCGCTCCAAGTCGAGGGCACACTCGAAATCCAAATCAAAGTCCAAATCCAAGTCTCCTGAGCGCAGTCGCTCACGTTCCAAGTCCAA gtCAAGAGATCGCTCAAAGTCAAAGTCGAAGTCAAAGAGCAAGTCCAGGTCCCGCTCCAGGTCTAAGAACGACAGATCTAAATCTAGGTCCCAATCCAAATCAAAGGCCAAATCTCCATCAAA gGAAAGATCACGAGAGAGCCGTGAGCGCTCAAGAGGCGACAGATCCAGATCACCTTCTGGAAGCAAGCATAGCAAGAGCCGCAGTCGCTCTCCATCACCAATGAACGGCGATAAATCACCAGAAAAACAGAAAGATGATTGA
- the LOC100113663 gene encoding serine-arginine protein 55 isoform X5 → MSTRVFVGGLTYRVRERDLEKFFRKYGRIKEVAMKNGFAFVEFDDYRDADDAVYELNGKELLGERVAVEIARGVSGRRGDRGYGRSRSWRDNRDDMRHDRDSVNRNTRTTSSYKQSLPRYGPPTRTEYRLTVENLSSRVSWQDLKDYMRQAGEVTYADAHKQRRNEGVVEFATYSDLKNAIEKLDDTELNGRRIRLIEDKRRGRRSRSSSSRSRSRSRSRSRRRSRSRSRSRRSSRSRSRRSSRSKSRAHSKSKSKSKSKSPERSRSRSKSKSRDRSKSKSKSKSKSRSRSRSKNDRSKSRSQSKSKAKSPSKERSRESRERSRGDRSRSPSGSKHSKSRSRSPSPMNGDKSPEKQKDD, encoded by the exons ATGAGCACCCGAGTATTCGTTGGTGGATTAACTTACCGGGTGCGAGAGCGCGACCTTGAGAAGTTCTTCCGGAAATATGGTAGAATCAAGGAGGTCGCTATGAAGAACGGATTTGCCTTTGTG GAATTTGATGACTACAGGGATGCTGATGATGCAGTTTACGAGCTGAATGGAAAAGAACTTCTGGGAGAAAG AGTGGCGGTCGAGATAGCACGGGGTGTTTCAGGGAGGCGAGGCGACCGTGGCTACGGACGCTCACGCTCCTGGAGAGACAA CCGAGACGATATGCGGCACGACAG AGATAGTGTGAACAGAAACACGAGGACCACATCTAGCTACAAGCAATCATTGCCCAG ATATGGACCCCCGACCAGGACGGAATATCGCCTTACCGTCGAAAACCTTTCGAGCCGTGTTAGCTGGCAG GACTTGAAGGATTACATGAGACAGGCTGGAGAAGTCACCTATGCCGACGCACATAAACAACGTAGAAATGAAGG aGTGGTCGAATTCGCCACTTACTCCGACTTGAAGAACGCCATCGAGAAGTTGGACGACACCGAGTTGAACGGTCGCAGGATTCGCTTGATTGAAGACAAGCGTCGTGGCCGCCGCTCACGATCCTCGAGCTCAAGATCTCGCTCGCGTTCCAGATCGCGATCTCGCCGTCGTTCGCGTTCTCGCTCCAG GAGCCGTCGCAGCTCACGTAGCCGTAGTCGCCGCAGCAGCCGCTCCAAGTCGAGGGCACACTCGAAATCCAAATCAAAGTCCAAATCCAAGTCTCCTGAGCGCAGTCGCTCACGTTCCAAGTCCAA gtCAAGAGATCGCTCAAAGTCAAAGTCGAAGTCAAAGAGCAAGTCCAGGTCCCGCTCCAGGTCTAAGAACGACAGATCTAAATCTAGGTCCCAATCCAAATCAAAGGCCAAATCTCCATCAAA gGAAAGATCACGAGAGAGCCGTGAGCGCTCAAGAGGCGACAGATCCAGATCACCTTCTGGAAGCAAGCATAGCAAGAGCCGCAGTCGCTCTCCATCACCAATGAACGGCGATAAATCACCAGAAAAACAGAAAGATGATTGA
- the LOC100113663 gene encoding serine-arginine protein 55 isoform X16, with the protein MSTRVFVGGLTYRVRERDLEKFFRKYGRIKEVAMKNGFAFVEFDDYRDADDAVYELNGKELLGERVAVEIARGVSGRRGDRGYGRSRSWRDNRDDMRHDRDSVNRNTRTTSSYKQSLPRYGPPTRTEYRLTVENLSSRVSWQDLKDYMRQAGEVTYADAHKQRRNEGVVEFATYSDLKNAIEKLDDTELNGRRIRLIEDKRRGRRSRSSSSRSRSRSRSRSRRRSRSRSRSRDRSKSKSKSKSKSRSRSRSKNDRSKSRSQSKSKAKSPSKERSRESRERSRGDRSRSPSGSKHSKSRSRSPSPMNGDKSPEKQKDD; encoded by the exons ATGAGCACCCGAGTATTCGTTGGTGGATTAACTTACCGGGTGCGAGAGCGCGACCTTGAGAAGTTCTTCCGGAAATATGGTAGAATCAAGGAGGTCGCTATGAAGAACGGATTTGCCTTTGTG GAATTTGATGACTACAGGGATGCTGATGATGCAGTTTACGAGCTGAATGGAAAAGAACTTCTGGGAGAAAG AGTGGCGGTCGAGATAGCACGGGGTGTTTCAGGGAGGCGAGGCGACCGTGGCTACGGACGCTCACGCTCCTGGAGAGACAA CCGAGACGATATGCGGCACGACAG AGATAGTGTGAACAGAAACACGAGGACCACATCTAGCTACAAGCAATCATTGCCCAG ATATGGACCCCCGACCAGGACGGAATATCGCCTTACCGTCGAAAACCTTTCGAGCCGTGTTAGCTGGCAG GACTTGAAGGATTACATGAGACAGGCTGGAGAAGTCACCTATGCCGACGCACATAAACAACGTAGAAATGAAGG aGTGGTCGAATTCGCCACTTACTCCGACTTGAAGAACGCCATCGAGAAGTTGGACGACACCGAGTTGAACGGTCGCAGGATTCGCTTGATTGAAGACAAGCGTCGTGGCCGCCGCTCACGATCCTCGAGCTCAAGATCTCGCTCGCGTTCCAGATCGCGATCTCGCCGTCGTTCGCGTTCTCGCTCCAG gtCAAGAGATCGCTCAAAGTCAAAGTCGAAGTCAAAGAGCAAGTCCAGGTCCCGCTCCAGGTCTAAGAACGACAGATCTAAATCTAGGTCCCAATCCAAATCAAAGGCCAAATCTCCATCAAA gGAAAGATCACGAGAGAGCCGTGAGCGCTCAAGAGGCGACAGATCCAGATCACCTTCTGGAAGCAAGCATAGCAAGAGCCGCAGTCGCTCTCCATCACCAATGAACGGCGATAAATCACCAGAAAAACAGAAAGATGATTGA
- the LOC100113663 gene encoding serine-arginine protein 55 isoform X9, with product MSTRVFVGGLTYRVRERDLEKFFRKYGRIKEVAMKNGFAFVEFDDYRDADDAVYELNGKELLGERVAVEIARGVSGRRGDRGYGRSRSWRDNRDDMRHDRYGPPTRTEYRLTVENLSSRVSWQDLKDYMRQAGEVTYADAHKQRRNEGVVEFATYSDLKNAIEKLDDTELNGRRIRLIEDKRRGRRSRSSSSRSRSRSRSRSRRRSRSRSRSRRSSRSRSRRSSRSKSRAHSKSKSKSKSKSPERSRSRSKSKSRDRSKSKSKSKSKSRSRSRSKNDRSKSRSQSKSKAKSPSKERSRESRERSRGDRSRSPSGSKHSKSRSRSPSPMNGDKSPEKQKDD from the exons ATGAGCACCCGAGTATTCGTTGGTGGATTAACTTACCGGGTGCGAGAGCGCGACCTTGAGAAGTTCTTCCGGAAATATGGTAGAATCAAGGAGGTCGCTATGAAGAACGGATTTGCCTTTGTG GAATTTGATGACTACAGGGATGCTGATGATGCAGTTTACGAGCTGAATGGAAAAGAACTTCTGGGAGAAAG AGTGGCGGTCGAGATAGCACGGGGTGTTTCAGGGAGGCGAGGCGACCGTGGCTACGGACGCTCACGCTCCTGGAGAGACAA CCGAGACGATATGCGGCACGACAG ATATGGACCCCCGACCAGGACGGAATATCGCCTTACCGTCGAAAACCTTTCGAGCCGTGTTAGCTGGCAG GACTTGAAGGATTACATGAGACAGGCTGGAGAAGTCACCTATGCCGACGCACATAAACAACGTAGAAATGAAGG aGTGGTCGAATTCGCCACTTACTCCGACTTGAAGAACGCCATCGAGAAGTTGGACGACACCGAGTTGAACGGTCGCAGGATTCGCTTGATTGAAGACAAGCGTCGTGGCCGCCGCTCACGATCCTCGAGCTCAAGATCTCGCTCGCGTTCCAGATCGCGATCTCGCCGTCGTTCGCGTTCTCGCTCCAG GAGCCGTCGCAGCTCACGTAGCCGTAGTCGCCGCAGCAGCCGCTCCAAGTCGAGGGCACACTCGAAATCCAAATCAAAGTCCAAATCCAAGTCTCCTGAGCGCAGTCGCTCACGTTCCAAGTCCAA gtCAAGAGATCGCTCAAAGTCAAAGTCGAAGTCAAAGAGCAAGTCCAGGTCCCGCTCCAGGTCTAAGAACGACAGATCTAAATCTAGGTCCCAATCCAAATCAAAGGCCAAATCTCCATCAAA gGAAAGATCACGAGAGAGCCGTGAGCGCTCAAGAGGCGACAGATCCAGATCACCTTCTGGAAGCAAGCATAGCAAGAGCCGCAGTCGCTCTCCATCACCAATGAACGGCGATAAATCACCAGAAAAACAGAAAGATGATTGA
- the LOC100113663 gene encoding serine-arginine protein 55 isoform X8 has translation MVGTRVYVGGLPYGTRERDLERFFRGYGRFRDVLIKNGYGFVEFDDYRDADDAVYELNGKELLGERVAVEIARGVSGRRGDRGYGRSRSWRDNRDDMRHDRYGPPTRTEYRLTVENLSSRVSWQDLKDYMRQAGEVTYADAHKQRRNEGVVEFATYSDLKNAIEKLDDTELNGRRIRLIEDKRRGRRSRSSSSRSRSRSRSRSRRRSRSRSRSRRSSRSRSRRSSRSKSRAHSKSKSKSKSKSPERSRSRSKSKSRDRSKSKSKSKSKSRSRSRSKNDRSKSRSQSKSKAKSPSKERSRESRERSRGDRSRSPSGSKHSKSRSRSPSPMNGDKSPEKQKDD, from the exons ATGGTAGGGACAAGGGTCTATGTCGGTGGGCTTCCATACGGCACCAGGGAAAGAGACCTTGAGAGATTTTTCAGAGGCTACGGTCGATTCCGTGATGTCCTCATCAAGAATGGCTACGGCTTTGTC GAATTTGATGACTACAGGGATGCTGATGATGCAGTTTACGAGCTGAATGGAAAAGAACTTCTGGGAGAAAG AGTGGCGGTCGAGATAGCACGGGGTGTTTCAGGGAGGCGAGGCGACCGTGGCTACGGACGCTCACGCTCCTGGAGAGACAA CCGAGACGATATGCGGCACGACAG ATATGGACCCCCGACCAGGACGGAATATCGCCTTACCGTCGAAAACCTTTCGAGCCGTGTTAGCTGGCAG GACTTGAAGGATTACATGAGACAGGCTGGAGAAGTCACCTATGCCGACGCACATAAACAACGTAGAAATGAAGG aGTGGTCGAATTCGCCACTTACTCCGACTTGAAGAACGCCATCGAGAAGTTGGACGACACCGAGTTGAACGGTCGCAGGATTCGCTTGATTGAAGACAAGCGTCGTGGCCGCCGCTCACGATCCTCGAGCTCAAGATCTCGCTCGCGTTCCAGATCGCGATCTCGCCGTCGTTCGCGTTCTCGCTCCAG GAGCCGTCGCAGCTCACGTAGCCGTAGTCGCCGCAGCAGCCGCTCCAAGTCGAGGGCACACTCGAAATCCAAATCAAAGTCCAAATCCAAGTCTCCTGAGCGCAGTCGCTCACGTTCCAAGTCCAA gtCAAGAGATCGCTCAAAGTCAAAGTCGAAGTCAAAGAGCAAGTCCAGGTCCCGCTCCAGGTCTAAGAACGACAGATCTAAATCTAGGTCCCAATCCAAATCAAAGGCCAAATCTCCATCAAA gGAAAGATCACGAGAGAGCCGTGAGCGCTCAAGAGGCGACAGATCCAGATCACCTTCTGGAAGCAAGCATAGCAAGAGCCGCAGTCGCTCTCCATCACCAATGAACGGCGATAAATCACCAGAAAAACAGAAAGATGATTGA
- the LOC100113663 gene encoding serine-arginine protein 55 isoform X12 translates to MVGTRVYVGGLPYGTRERDLERFFRGYGRFRDVLIKNGYGFVEFDDYRDADDAVYELNGKELLGERVAVEIARGVSGRRGDRGYGRSRSWRDKYGPPTRTEYRLTVENLSSRVSWQDLKDYMRQAGEVTYADAHKQRRNEGVVEFATYSDLKNAIEKLDDTELNGRRIRLIEDKRRGRRSRSSSSRSRSRSRSRSRRRSRSRSRSRRSSRSRSRRSSRSKSRAHSKSKSKSKSKSPERSRSRSKSKSRDRSKSKSKSKSKSRSRSRSKNDRSKSRSQSKSKAKSPSKERSRESRERSRGDRSRSPSGSKHSKSRSRSPSPMNGDKSPEKQKDD, encoded by the exons ATGGTAGGGACAAGGGTCTATGTCGGTGGGCTTCCATACGGCACCAGGGAAAGAGACCTTGAGAGATTTTTCAGAGGCTACGGTCGATTCCGTGATGTCCTCATCAAGAATGGCTACGGCTTTGTC GAATTTGATGACTACAGGGATGCTGATGATGCAGTTTACGAGCTGAATGGAAAAGAACTTCTGGGAGAAAG AGTGGCGGTCGAGATAGCACGGGGTGTTTCAGGGAGGCGAGGCGACCGTGGCTACGGACGCTCACGCTCCTGGAGAGACAA ATATGGACCCCCGACCAGGACGGAATATCGCCTTACCGTCGAAAACCTTTCGAGCCGTGTTAGCTGGCAG GACTTGAAGGATTACATGAGACAGGCTGGAGAAGTCACCTATGCCGACGCACATAAACAACGTAGAAATGAAGG aGTGGTCGAATTCGCCACTTACTCCGACTTGAAGAACGCCATCGAGAAGTTGGACGACACCGAGTTGAACGGTCGCAGGATTCGCTTGATTGAAGACAAGCGTCGTGGCCGCCGCTCACGATCCTCGAGCTCAAGATCTCGCTCGCGTTCCAGATCGCGATCTCGCCGTCGTTCGCGTTCTCGCTCCAG GAGCCGTCGCAGCTCACGTAGCCGTAGTCGCCGCAGCAGCCGCTCCAAGTCGAGGGCACACTCGAAATCCAAATCAAAGTCCAAATCCAAGTCTCCTGAGCGCAGTCGCTCACGTTCCAAGTCCAA gtCAAGAGATCGCTCAAAGTCAAAGTCGAAGTCAAAGAGCAAGTCCAGGTCCCGCTCCAGGTCTAAGAACGACAGATCTAAATCTAGGTCCCAATCCAAATCAAAGGCCAAATCTCCATCAAA gGAAAGATCACGAGAGAGCCGTGAGCGCTCAAGAGGCGACAGATCCAGATCACCTTCTGGAAGCAAGCATAGCAAGAGCCGCAGTCGCTCTCCATCACCAATGAACGGCGATAAATCACCAGAAAAACAGAAAGATGATTGA